The Parasteatoda tepidariorum isolate YZ-2023 chromosome X2, CAS_Ptep_4.0, whole genome shotgun sequence genome includes a region encoding these proteins:
- the LOC107457392 gene encoding small nuclear ribonucleoprotein F, with protein MNLPINPKPFLNSLTGKPVFVKLKWGMEYKGYLVSVDGYMNLQLANTEEFIDGANKGNLGEVLIRCNNILYIRGVDEEEEDGEMKE; from the exons Atg aatttacCAATTAACCCAAAgccttttttaaatagtcttaCTGGAAAACCAGTTTTTGTAAAGCTCAAATGGGGAATGGAATATAAAGGTTACCTTGTGTCAGTTGATGGCTATATGAATTTACAg CTTGCTAATACTGAGGAATTCATTGATGGGGCAAATAAAGGAAATCTGGGTGAAGTTCTTATTCGATGCAATAACATTTTGTACATTCGTGGTGTggatgaagaagaagaagatggAGAAATGAAGGAATAA